The following proteins are encoded in a genomic region of Triticum dicoccoides isolate Atlit2015 ecotype Zavitan chromosome 1B, WEW_v2.0, whole genome shotgun sequence:
- the LOC119302243 gene encoding uncharacterized protein LOC119302243: MAMLVSIFKESNVSEQSCCCRLQDDDGAEPEEEEELEEVEEDEEVAEVEEEEAEEDEKSAEEVEEQEQVASADGERWPRWLRPMMSARFYTPCKTHPDSRRGGVRTMFCLDCAAVAGALCSLCADHGHRGHHVIGVRRSTYSSVLIVSDVQGLLDVDGVQTYVINGARVVFLRERGPQQRHARSAWSFVNQCGCGRGLLEAFRFCSLSCKFPGCRHDRSASSPSSPPRNAADQTSTPPPPPPAHRRKGIPHRAPFGNLVV, encoded by the coding sequence ATGGCCATGCTGGTTTCCATTTTCAAGGAGAGCAATGTCTCTGAACAATCTTGTTGTTGTCGTCTGCAGGACGATGACGGCGCtgaaccggaggaggaggaggagctggaggaggttgaggaggatgaggaggttgcggaggtggaggaggaggaggctgaggaggACGAGAAGTCtgcggaggaggtggaggagcaggagcaggtaGCGTCGGCGGACGGCGAGCGGTGGCCTCGGTGGCTGCGCCCCATGATGTCCGCGCGCTTCTACACGCCGTGCAAGACGCACCCTGACTCGCGCCGGGGCGGCGTGCGCACCATGTTCTGCCTCGActgcgccgccgtcgccggcgcgcTCTGCTCCCTGTGCGCCGACCATGGCCACCGCGGCCACCACGTCATCGGGGTCCGCCGCTCCACCTACAGCAGCGTGCTCATCGTGTCGGACGTCCAGGGCCTCCTGGACGTCGACGGCGTGCAGACCTACGTCATCAACGGCGCGCGCGTCGTCTTCCTCAGAGAGCGCGGCCCGCAGCAGAGGCACGCCCGCAGCGCCTGGAGCTTCGTCAACCAGTGCGGCTGTGGCCGCGGCCTGCTcgaggccttccgcttctgctcgcTCAGCTGCAAGTTCCCTGGCTGCCGCCACGACCGCAGCGCCTCCTCCCCTTCCTCCCCGCCGCGCAATGCCGCCGACCAGACCtcgacgccaccaccgccgccgcctgcaCACCGGCGCAAGGGCATCCCGCACCGGGCACCGTTCGGCAACCTGGTCGTCTGA
- the LOC119322349 gene encoding uncharacterized protein LOC119322349, which translates to MDEVWPWLGTLPPPGTGNGTASIPLAASPEAEGASIVLQADCTATADGGTAVVAFSIAADSANGVARRVLWSSEAFAAGSEVAPRLLLLAQLLDEVTALSPSITSLSREPDTSPPEWKLDEEVVSAVIAATGTDGSPFFSLALLMRLFWLCALEAPADLGFLFFQALGKDIERALAGCAPAALGALLLSVGPDVEERFMRSLGYMLAKWCLLREMQSAPKSPAKPDVACLSYAANVHGLWVLRGYAPVLAIPRVAGATSTATVTALPHELPEEPALRYGLVHQQLEAVVQVEYAVTVHGDSFIVVGVRVDNIRVRVVRLGYRKKGGTGTQEDDVDDDHVLDGERHFPSRIRLWVGPRFGSSYATGPSLGRSTGNPEREVETTRTVKGAFAGANKLGGDPRVKAKMRSSSRARNRSWRWEQEAEGSAGVFEGVLCDPATGTEVSAWRPGSREADPRSGMRRRYGGPGRAFSKMRGLVVAGDELPEEVTWRVGREAEGRTMRWRLGLKVWLSYLPNEVRSRHFETRCVEWAHEVELPLMATTPL; encoded by the coding sequence ATGGACGAGGTGTGGCCGTGGCTGGGCACCCTCCCTCCTCCCGGCACCGGCAACGGCACGGCATCCATCCCCCTCGCCGCCTCCCCCGAGGCCGAGGGCGCCTCCATCGTCCTGCAGGCCGACTGCACCGCCACCGCGGACGGCGGTACGGCCGTCGTCGCTTTCTCCATCGCCGCAGACAGTGCCAACGGCGTGGCACGCCGCGTGCTCTGGTCGTCCGAGGCATTCGCGGCAGGCTCCGAGGTCGCCCcgcggctgctgctgctggcccAGCTGCTCGACGAGGTGACCGCGCTCTCGCCGTCCATCACTTCCTTGAGCAGAGAGCCGGACACGTCGCCGCCGGAGTGGAAGCTGGATGAGGAGGTCGTGTCTGCCGTCATCGCGGCCACGGGCACTGATGGCTCCCCCTTCTTCTCGCTGGCTCTGCTCATGCGCCTCTTCTGGCTGTGCGCTTTGGAGGCCCCCGCGGACCTTGGATTTCTCTTCTTCCAGGCTCTTGGCAAAGACATCGAGCGCGCCCTCGCCGGCTGCGCCCCGGCGGCGCTCGGCGCGCTCCTGCTCTCGGTCGGCCCGGACGTCGAGGAGCGGTTCATGCGGTCGCTCGGCTACATGCTGGCCAAGTGGTGCCTGCTGCGGGAGATGCAATCGGCGCCCAAGTCGCCGGCCAAGCCCGACGTCGCGTGCTTGTCGTACGCCGCCAACGTGCACGGTCTCTGGGTGCTGAGAGGGTACGCGCCGGTGCTCGCGATCCCCCGCGTCGCTGGTGCGACATCGACGGCGACGGTCACGGCCTTGCCTCATGAGCTGCCGGAGGAGCCGGCGCTGCGGTACGGCCTGGTGCACCAGCAGCTGGAGGCCGTGGTGCAGGTGGAGTACGCGGTGACCGTGCACGGCGATAGCTTCATCGTCGTCGGCGTGCGCGTCGACAACATACGGGTGCGCGTCGTGCGGCTCGGGTATCGCAAGAAGGGCGGCACTGGCACCCAGGAAGACGACGTCGACGACGACCATGTCCTGGACGGCGAGAGGCATTTCCCGTCGCGTATCCGGCTCTGGGTCGGCCCCAGGTTCGGCTCGTCCTACGCCACGGGCCCGAGCCTTGGCCGGTCGACAGGGAACCCGGAACGGGAGGTGGAGACGACGCGCACCGTAAAGGGGGCATTCGCGGGCGCCAACAAGCTCGGCGGCGACCCAAGGGTGAAGGCGAAGATGCGCTCGTCGTCGCGGGCACGGAACCGGAGCTGGCGGTGGGAGCAGGAGGCGGAGGGCAGCGCCGGCGTGTTCGAGGGCGTGCTGTGCGACCCGGCCACCGGGACGGAGGTGTCGGCGTGGCGCCCGGGTAGCAGAGAGGCCGACCCGCGCAGCGGCATGAGGCGCCGGTACGGGGGTCCTGGGCGAGCGTTCAGCAAGATGCGGGGGCtggtggtggccggcgacgagctGCCGGAGGAGGTGACGTGGAGGGTAGGGCGGGAGGCGGAGGGGAGGACCATGCGGTGGCGCCTGGGGCTCAAGGTTTGGCTGAGCTACCTGCCCAACGAGGTGAGGAGCCGCCATTTCGAGACCAGGTGCGTCGAGTGGGCGCACGAGGTCGAGCTACCGCTAATGGCGACGACTCCATTGTAA